The following coding sequences lie in one Moritella viscosa genomic window:
- the tusD gene encoding sulfurtransferase TusD, producing MSKSITIAVLVTGPAYGSQDALSAYHYVKSAVELGHTIQRVFFYNDGVLNGSILTSPAADEFDLYNAWLVMAREHLFPLDICSGAALRRGVIDQSEADRTGKNQFNLELPFQLTGLGQLAESIMTADRVIQF from the coding sequence ATGTCTAAATCGATCACTATTGCTGTACTTGTTACAGGTCCAGCGTATGGTAGTCAAGACGCTTTAAGCGCCTATCATTATGTAAAGTCAGCGGTTGAGTTAGGTCATACTATTCAACGCGTATTTTTTTATAATGATGGTGTGCTTAATGGCTCAATATTGACATCTCCAGCAGCGGATGAATTTGATTTATATAATGCTTGGCTCGTGATGGCTCGTGAACATCTATTTCCTTTAGATATATGTTCAGGTGCAGCGTTGAGACGTGGTGTTATTGATCAAAGTGAAGCGGATAGGACTGGGAAGAATCAGTTTAATCTTGAGTTACCATTTCAATTAACCGGACTAGGTCAATTAGCCGAGTCGATTATGACTGCTGATCGGGTTATCCAGTTTTAA
- the tusC gene encoding protein TusC, translating into MLRVAFVTRQVPHGSSLARETQDAILATSALTEELSVFFIGDGVYQLLSNQKPQNIACRDFSPTFGLFDLYDIENIYVCADSLIERGISDIELIIDAERLPQAEINQRIRQHAIILNF; encoded by the coding sequence ATGTTGAGAGTTGCGTTCGTTACTCGTCAAGTTCCTCATGGCAGTAGCCTAGCCAGAGAAACACAAGACGCCATTCTTGCTACATCTGCATTAACGGAAGAGTTAAGTGTGTTTTTTATTGGTGATGGCGTTTATCAGTTACTCAGTAACCAAAAGCCTCAAAATATCGCTTGTCGGGATTTTTCGCCTACATTTGGACTGTTTGACTTATATGATATCGAAAACATTTATGTGTGCGCAGACTCGCTTATAGAGCGAGGTATAAGCGATATTGAGTTGATTATCGATGCTGAACGTTTACCACAAGCAGAGATTAATCAACGAATTCGCCAGCATGCTATTATTTTGAATTTTTGA
- the tusB gene encoding protein TusB, translating to MLHIIKSSPFSKNTFIDSLGYLNEGDALLFIQDAVVMTASLHKYAKILQDLLPKISVYTLTEDLDARGLKCILGQQVSYLEFVNLTVSHLQVQTWN from the coding sequence ATGCTTCATATTATTAAATCGTCGCCATTCTCAAAAAACACATTCATTGATAGCCTAGGCTATCTCAATGAGGGTGATGCGCTGCTCTTTATTCAAGATGCTGTCGTTATGACGGCATCACTGCATAAATATGCTAAAATACTTCAAGATCTCCTACCAAAGATAAGTGTTTACACTTTGACTGAAGATCTGGATGCAAGAGGGTTAAAATGTATTCTAGGTCAGCAAGTTAGCTACCTAGAATTTGTTAACCTTACTGTGTCACATTTACAAGTACAGACTTGGAATTAA
- the rpsL gene encoding 30S ribosomal protein S12, translating into MATTNQLVRKPRVRNVTKTNVPALEACPQRRGVCTRVYTTTPKKPNSALRKVARVRLTNGYEVTSYIGGEGHNLQEHSVILIRGGRVKDLPGVRYHTVRGALDTAGVSDRRKGRSKYGAKRPKN; encoded by the coding sequence ATGGCAACTACTAACCAATTAGTACGCAAGCCTCGCGTAAGAAACGTTACAAAAACTAACGTTCCTGCTCTTGAAGCTTGTCCACAACGTCGTGGTGTTTGTACTCGCGTATACACTACTACTCCTAAAAAACCTAACTCGGCTCTACGTAAAGTAGCTCGTGTTCGTCTAACTAACGGTTATGAAGTAACTTCATACATCGGTGGTGAAGGCCATAACCTTCAAGAGCATAGCGTGATCTTAATCCGCGGTGGTCGTGTTAAAGATTTACCGGGTGTTCGTTACCATACAGTTCGTGGTGCGTTAGATACAGCTGGTGTTAGTGATCGTCGTAAAGGTCGTTCTAAATACGGTGCTAAACGCCCTAAGAATTAA
- the rpsG gene encoding 30S ribosomal protein S7, with protein MPRRRVVAKREILADPKFGSEILAKFINIVMVDGKKSTSEAIVYGALETISTKSEDKTHLELFEIALDNVRPSVEVKSRRVGGSTYQVPVEVRPSRRNALAMRWLVEAARKRGEKSMAARLAGELFDAAENKGSAVKKREDVHRMADANKAFAHYRW; from the coding sequence ATGCCAAGACGTCGCGTCGTAGCTAAAAGAGAAATTTTAGCAGATCCAAAATTCGGATCAGAAATCCTAGCAAAATTCATCAACATCGTAATGGTAGACGGTAAAAAATCTACTTCAGAAGCGATTGTATACGGTGCGCTAGAAACTATCTCTACTAAAAGTGAAGATAAAACACACCTAGAGCTTTTTGAAATCGCTTTAGACAATGTTCGTCCATCGGTTGAGGTTAAATCTCGCCGTGTTGGTGGTTCAACTTACCAAGTGCCTGTAGAAGTTCGTCCTTCTCGTCGTAATGCACTAGCTATGCGTTGGTTAGTTGAAGCAGCACGTAAACGTGGTGAAAAATCAATGGCTGCTCGTCTAGCTGGAGAGCTATTCGACGCTGCTGAAAACAAAGGTTCTGCGGTTAAGAAACGTGAAGACGTTCACCGTATGGCTGACGCGAATAAAGCATTTGCTCACTATCGCTGGTAA
- the fusA gene encoding elongation factor G produces the protein MARTTPIELYRNIGICAHVDAGKTTTTERILFYTGLSHKIGEVHDGAATMDWMEQEQERGITITSAATTTMWKGMDAQFKQHRINIIDTPGHVDFTIEVERSLRVLDGAVVVFCGASGVEPQSETVWRQADKYQVPRIVFVNKMDRTGADFDAVIDQIRNRLGATCVPIQLNIGAEDDFEGVIDLIKMKSISWNEADQGMSFSYGDIPADLLERAEELHEELVDAAAEANDELMDKYLEEGELSEEEIKAGLRQRTLNNEIVLATCGSAFKNKGVQAVLDAVIEFLPSPTEVKDINGIDDNENEITCRSSDDAPFAALAFKIATDPFVGTLTFLRVYSGVVNTGDGVYNSVKQKRERLGRIVQMHANDRQELKEIRAGDIAAAIGLKDVTTGDTLCDANHKVILERMDFPEPVIQIAVEPKTVADQDKMAIALSKLAAEDPSFRVETDEESAQTLISGMGELHLDIIVDRMRREFNVECNVGKPQVAYRESIRNSVEAEGKFIRELGGKGQYGHVLLKLEPLEAGAGFEFVDAIVDGEVPREFIPAVEKGCKDQMDQGVLAGYPIMDVRVTLHGGSFHDVDSNEMAFKVAASFGCRQGALDASPALLEPMMKVEITTPEEWMGDVVGDVSRRRGMIDGMDDGHSGLKIIHAKVPLSEMFGYATALRSATQGRASYSMEFLEYNEAPKNIADKIIEAK, from the coding sequence GTGGCACGTACAACTCCGATCGAGCTCTACCGAAATATTGGTATTTGTGCTCACGTTGATGCGGGTAAAACTACAACTACAGAACGAATTCTGTTCTATACTGGTCTTTCACATAAGATTGGTGAAGTTCATGATGGCGCTGCCACTATGGATTGGATGGAACAGGAGCAGGAGCGTGGTATTACCATTACTTCTGCTGCGACAACAACAATGTGGAAAGGTATGGATGCGCAATTTAAGCAGCACCGTATCAACATCATTGATACTCCGGGACATGTTGACTTCACGATTGAAGTAGAACGTTCTTTGCGAGTACTTGATGGCGCAGTTGTCGTATTTTGTGGTGCATCAGGTGTTGAACCACAATCTGAAACGGTTTGGCGTCAAGCTGACAAGTATCAAGTACCACGTATCGTGTTCGTCAATAAGATGGATCGTACTGGTGCAGATTTTGACGCTGTAATTGACCAAATTCGTAATCGTCTGGGCGCGACTTGTGTTCCTATCCAGTTAAACATTGGTGCGGAAGATGATTTTGAAGGCGTAATTGATTTAATTAAAATGAAATCAATTAGCTGGAATGAAGCAGATCAAGGTATGTCATTTAGTTATGGCGATATTCCTGCAGATCTACTTGAGCGAGCAGAAGAATTACATGAAGAATTGGTTGATGCTGCCGCCGAAGCTAACGATGAGCTTATGGATAAATACCTTGAAGAAGGTGAATTATCTGAAGAAGAAATTAAAGCTGGTTTACGTCAACGTACGCTGAATAACGAGATCGTACTTGCGACTTGTGGTTCTGCCTTTAAAAATAAAGGTGTACAAGCGGTACTTGACGCAGTGATTGAATTTCTTCCTAGCCCAACGGAAGTGAAAGATATCAATGGTATTGATGATAATGAGAACGAAATTACTTGTCGATCAAGTGATGACGCTCCCTTTGCTGCATTAGCCTTTAAAATCGCGACAGACCCATTCGTAGGTACGCTTACGTTCTTACGTGTGTATTCTGGGGTGGTCAATACGGGCGATGGCGTTTATAATTCTGTTAAACAGAAGCGTGAACGTTTAGGTCGTATAGTGCAAATGCATGCCAATGATCGTCAAGAATTGAAAGAAATACGTGCTGGTGATATTGCTGCAGCAATTGGTCTTAAGGATGTTACTACTGGTGATACGCTTTGTGATGCTAATCATAAAGTAATTCTTGAGCGTATGGATTTTCCGGAGCCGGTTATCCAAATTGCTGTGGAACCTAAAACAGTAGCCGATCAAGATAAGATGGCTATCGCCCTAAGTAAATTAGCGGCTGAAGACCCATCGTTCCGTGTTGAAACTGACGAAGAGTCAGCACAAACACTGATATCTGGTATGGGTGAACTTCATCTGGACATTATTGTTGACCGTATGCGTCGTGAGTTTAACGTTGAATGCAACGTTGGTAAGCCTCAGGTTGCATATCGTGAATCAATTCGTAATTCAGTTGAAGCAGAAGGTAAATTCATTCGCGAATTAGGCGGGAAAGGTCAATATGGCCATGTTCTGCTGAAATTAGAGCCGCTCGAAGCGGGCGCTGGTTTTGAATTTGTGGATGCAATCGTTGATGGTGAAGTTCCTCGTGAATTCATTCCAGCGGTTGAAAAAGGTTGTAAAGATCAGATGGACCAAGGTGTGTTAGCAGGATATCCTATCATGGATGTTCGTGTTACACTTCACGGTGGTTCATTCCACGACGTTGACTCCAATGAAATGGCATTCAAGGTCGCGGCATCATTTGGTTGCAGACAGGGCGCATTGGATGCAAGTCCAGCTTTGCTTGAGCCTATGATGAAAGTTGAAATTACCACTCCTGAGGAGTGGATGGGTGATGTTGTTGGTGACGTAAGCCGTCGTCGCGGCATGATCGACGGTATGGATGATGGCCACTCAGGCCTTAAAATTATTCATGCTAAGGTTCCGTTGTCTGAAATGTTCGGTTATGCAACCGCACTACGTTCAGCTACACAGGGCCGCGCTTCGTATTCAATGGAATTCCTTGAATACAATGAAGCACCTAAAAACATCGCTGACAAAATTATTGAAGCGAAATAA
- the tuf gene encoding elongation factor Tu, with protein sequence MSKEKFVRSNTHVNVGTIGHVDHGKTTLTAAITNVLAKVYGGEAKDFASIDNAPEERERGITINTSHVEYDTPNRHYAHVDCPGHADYVKNMITGAAQMDGAILVVAATDGPMPQTREHILLSRQVGVPYIIVFMNKCDMVDDEELLELVEMEVRELLSEYDFPGDDLPVIQGSALKALEGEKEYEDKIIELADALDSYIPDPERAIDMPFIMPIEDVFSISGRGTVVTGRVEQGIVNVGDAVEIVGIRDTQTTTCTGVEMFRKLLDEGRAGENIGALLRGTKREDVERGQVLAKPGSITPHTKFESEVYVLSKEEGGRHTPFFKGYRPQFYFRTTDITGAVELPEGVEMVMPGDNLKFVVELINPIAMEEGLRFAIREGGRTVGAGVVSKVIA encoded by the coding sequence GTGTCTAAAGAAAAATTTGTACGTAGTAATACCCACGTAAACGTAGGTACAATTGGTCACGTTGACCATGGTAAAACAACTCTAACAGCAGCAATCACAAACGTACTTGCAAAAGTATACGGTGGTGAAGCTAAAGATTTCGCATCAATCGATAACGCTCCTGAAGAAAGAGAACGTGGTATCACGATCAACACTTCTCACGTTGAATATGATACGCCTAACCGTCACTACGCACACGTAGATTGCCCAGGACACGCGGATTATGTTAAAAACATGATCACTGGTGCTGCTCAAATGGACGGCGCTATCTTAGTTGTTGCTGCAACTGATGGTCCTATGCCACAAACACGTGAGCACATCCTACTTTCACGTCAGGTTGGCGTTCCTTACATCATCGTATTCATGAACAAATGTGATATGGTTGATGATGAAGAACTACTTGAACTAGTAGAAATGGAAGTTCGTGAACTTCTTTCTGAATATGACTTCCCAGGTGATGACCTACCAGTTATCCAGGGTTCTGCTCTTAAAGCACTTGAAGGCGAAAAAGAGTACGAAGACAAGATCATTGAACTAGCAGACGCGCTAGATTCATATATCCCTGATCCAGAACGTGCTATCGATATGCCTTTCATTATGCCTATCGAAGACGTATTCTCAATCTCTGGCCGTGGTACTGTTGTAACTGGTCGTGTTGAGCAAGGTATCGTTAACGTTGGTGATGCAGTAGAAATCGTTGGTATCCGTGATACTCAAACAACTACTTGTACTGGTGTTGAAATGTTCCGTAAACTGCTTGACGAAGGTCGTGCTGGTGAGAACATTGGTGCACTTCTACGTGGTACTAAACGTGAAGACGTTGAACGTGGTCAAGTACTAGCTAAGCCTGGTTCAATCACTCCACATACTAAGTTTGAATCTGAAGTATACGTACTTTCTAAAGAAGAGGGTGGTCGTCACACTCCTTTCTTTAAAGGTTACCGTCCACAGTTCTACTTCCGTACAACTGACATCACTGGTGCTGTAGAGCTTCCAGAAGGTGTTGAAATGGTTATGCCTGGTGACAACCTTAAGTTTGTTGTTGAGCTAATCAACCCAATCGCGATGGAAGAAGGTCTACGCTTCGCTATCCGTGAAGGTGGCCGTACTGTTGGTGCTGGTGTTGTTTCTAAAGTAATCGCTTAA
- a CDS encoding putative transcriptional accessory factor: MSKLAILIAQEINAHVRQINAAITLLDDGATVPFIARYRKEATEGLDDGQLRTLEQRLTYLRDLETRRETILKNIAEQDKLTPQLTAAINTAETKTRLEDLYLPFKTKRRTKGQIAIEAGLIPLAESLIANPQQQPLKLAKQFITSDTNFAEPEQVLEGAKFILMEKASVDAELIAKVRKQLLAYATLESKENKKSATEDSKFKDYFSHSEGIKKVPSHRMLAMLRGKNAGELQIGLNADPEFTEKNATSYCEVIIAKHLGISYQNKPADEWLKSVVHSSWKQKLLSQLETELIGKMKESAEVEAIKVFAANLTALLMASPAGPKVTLGLDPGLRTGSKIAVVDATGKLLDHTTIYPHVPQQQWQQSLSTLAALCQRYGVELISIGNGTASRETDKLVAELIKEKPALKLQKIMVSEAGASVYSASELAANEFPELDVSIRGAVSIARRLQDPLAELVKIDPKAIGVGQYQHDVNQSLLSKQLDIVIEDCVNKVGVDVNLASAALLSRVAGLNKTIAENIVNYRNDNGPFSKRNELKKVARLGPKAFEQCAGFLRILNAKDPLDSTAVHPESYPVVKDITQQTGKKIIEIMGNSELLKSLNPQDYTNAKFGLPTVQDIIQELEKPGRDPRPEFKTATFKEGIEKITDLKPGMQLEGIISNVTNFGAFVDIGVHQDGLVHISALTNRFVKDPHEIVKAGQIVKVKVTEIDIARKRIALTMRLDDEVPVVSNHTMTNNKTELENRHKPAKQPQRQHKIDERYSGFNNSAFADAFANAKKR, from the coding sequence GTGTCTAAATTAGCTATTCTGATCGCGCAAGAGATTAATGCGCATGTACGCCAAATTAACGCTGCAATTACCCTACTTGATGACGGGGCGACCGTCCCTTTTATCGCCCGCTATCGAAAAGAAGCCACTGAAGGCTTAGATGATGGTCAATTAAGAACATTAGAACAGCGCTTAACCTACTTACGTGACTTAGAAACGCGCCGTGAAACAATTTTAAAAAATATCGCTGAACAAGATAAGTTAACCCCACAGTTAACAGCCGCTATCAATACAGCAGAAACAAAAACACGTTTAGAAGACCTCTATTTGCCCTTTAAAACCAAACGCCGTACGAAAGGCCAAATAGCAATTGAAGCAGGGTTAATACCATTAGCAGAATCTCTGATTGCAAATCCACAACAGCAGCCGCTCAAACTCGCCAAACAATTTATCACATCAGACACTAATTTTGCTGAACCAGAGCAAGTATTAGAAGGAGCTAAATTTATCCTGATGGAAAAAGCCAGTGTCGATGCAGAGCTTATTGCCAAAGTACGTAAACAATTACTTGCCTATGCAACACTAGAATCAAAAGAAAATAAAAAATCAGCCACTGAAGACAGTAAATTTAAAGACTACTTCAGCCACAGTGAAGGGATCAAAAAAGTACCATCACACCGTATGCTTGCCATGTTACGTGGTAAAAATGCCGGTGAGTTACAGATTGGCTTAAACGCAGATCCCGAATTTACTGAAAAAAATGCCACCAGTTATTGTGAAGTTATTATCGCTAAACACCTCGGTATTAGCTATCAAAACAAACCTGCAGATGAATGGTTAAAATCGGTTGTTCACAGTAGTTGGAAACAAAAATTACTCAGCCAATTAGAAACTGAGTTAATCGGTAAAATGAAAGAGTCCGCAGAAGTCGAAGCCATCAAAGTATTTGCTGCTAATCTGACAGCCTTACTAATGGCATCCCCAGCAGGACCAAAAGTTACCCTTGGACTTGATCCGGGATTACGCACAGGTTCTAAAATTGCGGTTGTTGATGCAACGGGTAAATTACTTGATCACACGACTATCTATCCACATGTTCCACAGCAACAATGGCAGCAATCATTATCAACGCTAGCGGCACTATGTCAGCGTTATGGCGTAGAGTTAATCAGTATTGGCAACGGTACTGCATCACGAGAAACAGACAAACTGGTAGCCGAATTAATCAAAGAAAAACCAGCACTGAAATTACAAAAAATAATGGTCAGTGAAGCAGGGGCTTCTGTGTACTCAGCATCAGAGTTGGCTGCGAATGAATTCCCAGAACTTGATGTATCGATTCGTGGTGCGGTATCGATTGCTCGACGTTTACAAGATCCACTCGCAGAACTGGTAAAAATTGATCCCAAAGCTATTGGTGTTGGTCAATATCAACATGACGTAAACCAAAGCTTATTATCAAAACAATTAGATATCGTCATTGAAGATTGCGTAAATAAAGTCGGTGTTGATGTTAATCTGGCATCTGCCGCCTTACTCTCTCGTGTTGCAGGACTGAATAAAACTATCGCCGAAAATATTGTGAATTACCGTAATGATAATGGTCCGTTTAGCAAACGAAACGAGCTAAAGAAAGTTGCGCGCCTAGGCCCTAAAGCATTTGAACAATGTGCTGGTTTCTTACGTATCTTAAATGCGAAAGATCCATTAGACAGCACAGCAGTTCATCCAGAATCATACCCTGTAGTAAAAGACATAACGCAACAAACAGGTAAAAAAATCATAGAGATCATGGGTAATAGCGAACTGCTTAAATCGCTCAATCCACAAGATTATACCAATGCTAAATTTGGTCTACCGACAGTTCAAGATATTATTCAAGAATTAGAAAAACCGGGACGCGATCCAAGACCTGAGTTCAAAACGGCGACATTCAAAGAGGGAATTGAAAAAATAACCGATTTAAAGCCAGGTATGCAACTTGAAGGGATCATTAGTAATGTGACTAACTTTGGTGCCTTTGTTGATATCGGTGTCCATCAAGACGGTCTAGTACACATTTCAGCGTTAACCAATCGCTTTGTTAAAGACCCACACGAAATCGTTAAAGCAGGACAGATTGTAAAAGTTAAAGTAACAGAGATAGATATAGCCAGAAAACGTATTGCACTAACGATGCGACTAGATGATGAAGTACCAGTAGTAAGTAATCATACAATGACAAATAATAAGACTGAGCTTGAAAACCGTCATAAACCTGCGAAGCAACCACAGAGACAACATAAAATAGACGAGAGGTATTCAGGATTCAATAATAGTGCGTTTGCTGACGCCTTTGCTAATGCTAAGAAACGTTAA
- the greB gene encoding transcription elongation factor GreB: protein MAISNLITRVGWETLDKRLKFLWKEERPRVTKVVSWAASLGDRSENADYKENKHLLRTIDREIRFLVKRLEVLEIVDYRPQQDGTVYFGAYAELEDDDGTVIQCRIVGRDELDPKRNFVTVDSPMAKALIGKQVDDEAIVLTPAGSKTWYINKIQYTPFTE from the coding sequence TTGGCTATATCAAACTTAATCACCCGAGTGGGCTGGGAAACTTTAGACAAACGCCTTAAATTTCTCTGGAAAGAAGAACGACCAAGAGTCACAAAAGTTGTGTCTTGGGCTGCGTCTCTAGGTGATCGCAGTGAAAATGCTGACTACAAAGAAAATAAACATTTACTGCGTACCATCGATCGCGAAATTCGCTTTTTAGTTAAACGTCTCGAAGTATTAGAGATCGTCGATTATCGTCCACAACAAGATGGCACTGTCTATTTTGGCGCCTATGCCGAATTAGAAGATGATGATGGTACCGTAATCCAGTGTCGTATTGTCGGCCGTGACGAATTAGACCCAAAACGAAATTTTGTTACCGTTGACTCACCAATGGCAAAAGCCCTTATCGGGAAACAAGTTGATGATGAAGCGATAGTGCTCACGCCTGCGGGTAGTAAAACTTGGTATATAAACAAGATCCAATACACCCCATTTACAGAGTAA
- the pckA gene encoding phosphoenolpyruvate carboxykinase, which yields MTEVKNKNTVIGATIDLSVYGIKDVEEIVYNPSYELLFAEETKAGLEGYEKGTVTESGAVAVDTGIFTGRSPKDKYIVRDDTTRDTVWWSDQGKNDNKAISQDVWNDLKTLVTQQLSTKRLFVVDTYCGANANTRLKVRFITEVAWQAHFVKNMFIRPSEAELATYEPDFVVMNGAKCTNPDWEKHGLNSENFVAFNLTEKIQLIGGTWYGGEMKKGMFSYMNYLLPLQGIASMHCSANVSSDGETAIFFGLSGTGKTTLSTDPKRQLIGDDEHGWDDDGVFNFEGGCYAKTIKLSAEAEPEIFGAIRRDALLENVTVLDGGVVDYNDGSKTENTRVSYPIEHIENIVKPISKGGHANKVIFLSADAFGVLPPVSKLTPEQTKYHFLSGFTAKLAGTERGITEPTPTFSACFGAAFLSLHPTKYGQELVKRMEASGAQAYLVNTGWNGTGKRISIKDTRAIIDAILDGSIEKVESKTIPYFNLEVPTTLPGCDTKILDPRDTYEDENVWEEKAVALAKRFVSNFEKFTDNEEGKALLAAGPQL from the coding sequence ATGACAGAAGTAAAAAATAAAAATACAGTTATTGGCGCCACTATCGATCTATCGGTATATGGCATCAAGGATGTTGAAGAAATCGTATATAACCCTTCTTACGAGCTACTTTTTGCAGAAGAAACAAAAGCAGGCCTAGAGGGTTATGAAAAAGGGACTGTCACTGAATCAGGTGCAGTTGCCGTTGATACTGGTATCTTTACTGGTCGTTCACCCAAAGATAAATATATTGTTCGTGATGATACAACTCGCGATACAGTATGGTGGTCAGATCAAGGTAAAAATGATAACAAAGCGATCTCTCAGGACGTATGGAATGATCTGAAAACACTTGTAACACAACAACTTTCAACAAAACGTTTATTCGTTGTTGATACTTATTGTGGCGCAAATGCTAACACACGTCTAAAAGTTCGTTTCATCACCGAAGTTGCATGGCAAGCGCATTTCGTTAAGAACATGTTCATCCGTCCTAGCGAAGCAGAATTAGCAACTTACGAACCCGATTTCGTGGTAATGAATGGTGCTAAATGCACAAACCCAGATTGGGAAAAGCACGGCCTAAATTCTGAAAACTTTGTTGCTTTCAATTTAACAGAAAAAATTCAACTTATCGGTGGTACTTGGTACGGCGGCGAAATGAAAAAAGGTATGTTCTCTTATATGAACTACCTATTGCCACTACAAGGTATTGCATCAATGCATTGTTCAGCAAACGTAAGCTCTGACGGTGAAACAGCAATCTTCTTTGGTTTATCTGGTACAGGTAAAACAACATTATCAACCGACCCAAAACGCCAATTAATTGGTGATGATGAGCACGGTTGGGATGATGATGGCGTATTCAACTTCGAAGGTGGTTGCTACGCAAAAACAATTAAATTAAGTGCAGAAGCGGAACCTGAAATATTCGGCGCAATTCGTCGTGATGCACTACTTGAAAACGTAACCGTACTTGACGGTGGCGTAGTCGATTATAACGACGGTTCGAAAACAGAAAACACACGTGTTTCTTACCCTATCGAACACATTGAAAATATCGTTAAGCCAATCTCGAAAGGCGGTCACGCAAATAAAGTTATTTTCTTAAGTGCTGATGCATTCGGTGTTTTACCACCAGTATCTAAACTCACACCAGAACAAACTAAATATCACTTCCTATCAGGTTTCACGGCTAAATTAGCCGGTACTGAACGTGGTATTACAGAACCAACACCAACATTCTCTGCCTGTTTCGGCGCTGCGTTCCTATCGCTTCATCCAACCAAATACGGCCAAGAGCTTGTTAAACGTATGGAAGCATCGGGCGCACAAGCTTACCTAGTTAATACGGGTTGGAATGGCACTGGTAAACGTATTTCAATTAAAGATACGCGTGCCATCATCGATGCAATTCTTGATGGTTCAATTGAAAAAGTGGAAAGTAAAACGATCCCTTACTTCAATTTAGAAGTACCAACAACACTACCAGGTTGTGATACTAAGATTCTTGATCCACGAGATACATACGAAGATGAAAATGTATGGGAAGAGAAAGCGGTAGCACTTGCAAAACGTTTCGTGAGCAACTTCGAGAAGTTCACTGACAACGAAGAAGGCAAAGCATTACTTGCTGCAGGTCCACAACTTTAA
- the hslO gene encoding 33 kda chaperonin (heat shock protein 33): protein MSQKDLLHRYLFEEHQVRGEIVQLEQSFIDILENLNYPRPIQRLLGELQVATSLLTATLKFKGSITVQLQGDGPVTLAVINGNEDLELRGVARWNGSVPDTNNVKELIGKGVMVITVSPDKGERYQGIVDLGGETLQECLEQYFEQSEQLTTRLWFRTGKVGYRKQAAGMMLQKLPASDDKKSSHEDFEHLVALTATIKDDELFNLDAEDVLVRLYHQEKVRLFDPQTVSFKCGCSHERSATALLSVAKEELLDIIAEKGQIEMHCDYCGSLYAFNAGDVEDIHSPQIGNPVH, encoded by the coding sequence ATGAGCCAGAAAGATTTATTACACCGTTACCTATTTGAAGAACATCAAGTGCGTGGTGAGATTGTACAACTTGAACAAAGCTTTATTGATATTTTAGAAAACCTAAATTATCCAAGGCCTATTCAACGCCTACTCGGTGAGCTGCAAGTTGCAACAAGTCTATTAACCGCGACATTAAAATTTAAAGGCTCTATCACAGTCCAGTTACAAGGTGACGGTCCGGTGACACTTGCAGTTATTAATGGTAATGAAGATCTTGAATTACGTGGTGTGGCTCGCTGGAATGGTTCAGTACCAGACACAAACAATGTAAAAGAATTGATTGGTAAAGGTGTGATGGTTATTACTGTCTCACCAGACAAAGGCGAACGTTATCAAGGCATCGTTGATCTTGGTGGCGAGACTTTACAAGAATGCTTAGAACAATACTTCGAACAGTCAGAACAGCTAACAACACGTTTGTGGTTCCGTACTGGTAAAGTGGGCTATAGAAAACAAGCTGCAGGCATGATGCTACAAAAATTACCAGCATCAGATGACAAGAAAAGTTCACATGAAGATTTTGAACACCTAGTCGCATTAACAGCAACGATAAAAGATGATGAATTATTTAATCTTGATGCTGAAGATGTGTTAGTACGACTTTATCACCAAGAAAAAGTACGCTTATTCGATCCACAAACCGTGTCATTTAAATGTGGTTGTTCACACGAACGTAGTGCAACAGCATTACTTAGCGTAGCAAAAGAAGAGTTACTTGATATTATTGCTGAAAAAGGACAAATAGAGATGCACTGTGATTATTGCGGTTCGCTTTATGCCTTTAATGCGGGAGATGTAGAAGATATTCATTCACCGCAAATTGGCAACCCAGTACATTAA